From a region of the Syngnathus scovelli strain Florida chromosome 19, RoL_Ssco_1.2, whole genome shotgun sequence genome:
- the stk3 gene encoding serine/threonine-protein kinase 3 isoform X1 encodes MEQSASKSSKLKKLSEDSLTKQPEEVFDVLEKLGEGSYGSVFKAIHKESGQVVAIKQVPVESDLQEIIKEISIMQQCDSPYVVKYYGSYFKNTDLWIVMEYCGAGSVSDIIRLRSKTLTEDEIATILKSTLKGLEYLHFMRKIHRDIKAGNILLNTEGHAKLADFGVAGQLTDTMAKRNTVIGTPFWMAPEVIQEIGYNCVADIWSLGITSIEMAEGKPPYADIHPMRAIFMIPTNPPPTFRKPELWSDDFTDFVKKCLVKNPEQRATATQLLQHPFISQAKPVSILRDLITEAMEMKVKRQQEQQRELEEDDDNSEEETEVDSHTMVKSGSEGAGTMRAGGTMSDGAQTMIEHGNTMLESDLGTMVINSDDDDEEEEERGSMRRHATPQQPMRPSFMDYFDKQDSNKVAQQQQRQHQQHQQENYNHNQPQEQPGYHVQSKNIFPDNWKVPQDGDFDFLKNLDFEELQMRLSALDPMMEREIEELRQRYTAKRQPILDAMDAKKRRQQNF; translated from the exons ATGGAGCAGTCTGCCTCCAAAAG caGTAAGCTGAAAAAGCTGAGTGAAGACAGCTTGACCAAACAACCAGAGGAAGTGTTTGATGTCCTGGAAAAACTTGGTGAAGG TTCTTATGGCAGTGTATTCAAAGCCATCCACAAGGAGTCGGGACAGGTTGTGGCCATCAAGCAGGTCCCTGTGGAGTCTGACCTGCAAGAGATTATCAAGGAGATTTCCATCATGCAGCAGTGTGACAG CCCCTACGTCGTGAAGTACTATGGCAGCTACTTCAAGAACACAGACCTGTGGATCGTCATGGAGTACTGCGGAGCTGGTTCTGTCTCTGACATCATCAGGCTGCGCAGCAAAACG CTGACTGAGGATGAGATTGCCACTATCTTAAAGTCAACACTCAAGGGTCTGGAATACCTTCACTTCATGAGGAAGATTCACAGAGATATCAAGGCCGGCAACATTTTGCTCAACACCGAGGGACACGCCAAGCTGGCTGACTTTGGAGTGGCAGGGCAGCTAACG GACACCATGGCAAAGAGGAACACTGTGATTGGAACGCCTTTCTGGATGGCCCCGGAGGTGATCCAGGAGATTGGCTACAACTGCGTGGCCGACATCTGGTCGTTGGGCATCACGTCCATCGAGATGGCTGAGGGCAAGCCCCCCTACGCTGACATCCACCCCATGAGA GCCATCTTTATGATCCCTACTAACCCTCCGCCAACCTTTCGGAAACCCGAGCTGTGGTCGGACGATTTCACGGATTTTGTCAAGAAGTGTCTGGTGAAGAATCCTGAGCAGAGAGCCACCGCTACACAACTCCTGCAG CACCCGTTCATCAGCCAGGCCAAGCCCGTCTCCATCTTGCGGGACCTGATCACCGAGGCCATGGAGATGAAGGTCAAGCGGCAGCAGGAGCAGCAAAGAGAGCTGGAGGAAGACGACGACAACTCC GAGGAGGAGACTGAGGTGGACTCGCACACCATGGTGAAGTCCGGCTCGGAGGGCGCCGGCACCATGCGCGCTGGCGGAACCATGAGCGACGGGGCGCAGACCATGATCGAGCACGGCAACACCATGCTGGAGTCGGACCTGGGCACCATGGTCATCAACagcgacgatgacgacgaggaagaggaggagcgggGATCAATGAGGA GGCACGCCACCCCCCAACAGCCTATGCGTCCATCCTTCATGGACTACTTTGACAAGCAGGACTCCAACAAAGTGGCCCAGCAGCAGCAACGTCAACATCAGCAGCACCAGCAGGAGAACTACAATCACAACCAACCTCAGGAGCAGCCCGGCTACCACGTCCAGTCTAAGAATATTTTCCCCGATAACTGGAAGGTGCCCCAGGACGGAGACTTTGATTTT TTGAAGAATCTGGACTTTGAGGAACTTCAGATGCGCCTGAGCGCCTTGGACCCCATGATGGAGCGCGAAATCGAGGAGCTGCGGCAGCGCTACACAGCCAAGCGCCAGCCCATCCTTGACGCCATGGATGCCAAGAAGCGGCGGCAGCAGAACTTTTAA
- the LOC125987295 gene encoding transmembrane protein 272, whose translation MDHMPHADVQISSIVVVNIMWWMVMLAGIGLGATHLNHCPVQSRIPIYLVVLGSSSLLALSVTYCRYIWESGLMSTITSIGMVLLHLFTFCWFVAGSTWVYGVYPPSFTPGETRYCHKSTYNFAFIITTLVWASATLSLCCCACFVSMTCCKTVTARHRLTPTRTTSYGTTHLLDEDGATGGV comes from the exons ATGGACCACATGCCTCACGCTGACGTTCAGATTTCATCCATCG TGGTGGTCAACATCATGTGGTGGATGGTGATGCTCGCAGGCATCGGTTTGG GCGCCACTCATCTGAACCATTGCCCGGTGCAGTCCAGAATCCCCATCTACCTGGTGGTTCTGGGCTCGTCCAGCCTGCTGGCTTTATCCGTGACTTACTGCCGCTACATCTGGGAGAGCGGCCTGATGAGCACGATCACTTCCATCGGCATGGTTCTGTTACACCTCTTCACCTTCTGCTGGTTTGTCGCAG GTTCCACTTGGGTCTACGGCGTGTACCCGCCTAGCTTCACGCCTGGAGAAACCCGCTACTGCCATAAGAGCACCTACAACTTTGCTTTCATCATCACCACGCTGGTGTGGGCCAGCGCCACGCTGTCTCTGTGCTGCTGCGCTTGCTTCGTGTCGATGACCTGCTGCAAGACAGTCACGGCCCGACACCGTCTGACGCCCACCCGCACCACGTCGTACGGAACGACTCATCTGCTCGACGAAGACGGCGCAACAGGTGGTGTGTGA
- the rida gene encoding 2-iminobutanoate/2-iminopropanoate deaminase isoform X2, which translates to MATIRRQITYTDKAPVRQGIYSQAVLVDRTLYISGQLGMDVASGQLVQGGVQAQTKQALVNMGEILKASGCNYTNVVKTTVLLANINDFNDVNEVYKTFFSSNFPARAAYQVAALPRGGLVEIEAVAVVGPLADS; encoded by the exons ATGGCGACAATTCGCAGGCAGATTACATACACGGACAAAGCTCCAGTCAGGCAGGGAATATACAG CCAAGCAGTGCTGGTGGACCGGACCTTGTACATCTCTGGTCAGCTGGGGATGGATGTAGCCTCTGGTCAGCTGGTCCAGGGAGGAGTGCAGGCTCAGACTAAACAG GCTCTGGTCAACATGGGGGAGATCCTTAAAGCTTCAGGCTGCAACTACACCAATG TGGTGAAGACGACCGTCCTCCTAGCGAACATTAATGACTTTAACGACGTCAATGAAGTGTACAAGACAT TCTTCAGCAGCAACTTCCCCGCCAGAGCAGCTTACCAAGTGGCGGCGCTTCCCCGT GGTGGCCTGGTGGAAATTGAGGCAGTGGCGGTTGTCGGTCCTCTTGCCGACTCCTGA
- the rpl30 gene encoding large ribosomal subunit protein eL30, with protein MRASTSCRKACWSFLSFRGHIEVNSPLAGFGLETAKMVAAKKTKKSMESINSRLQLVMKSGKYVLGYKQAQKMIRQGKAKLVILANNCPALRKSEIEYYAMLAKTGVHHYSGNNIELGTACGKYYRVCTLAIIDPGDSDIIRSIPDQQQQAQ; from the exons ATGCGCGcctcaacatcatgccgcaaagCATGCTGGTCCTTCCTTTCCTTCCGAGGCCATATTGAAGTAAACTCACC GTTGGCCGGCTTCGGACTTGAAACCGCAAAAATGGTGGCTGCAAAGAAAACG AAAAAGTCGATGGAGTCCATCAACTCCCGACTCCAGCTGGTGATGAAAAGTGGCAAGTACGTGCTGGGCTACAAACAGGCCCAGAAGATGATCCGACAGGGCAAAGCCAAGCTGGTCATCCTGGCCAACAACTGCCCAGCTCTCAG GAAGTCCGAGATCGAGTACTACGCTATGCTGGCCAAGACCGGCGTGCACCACTACAGCGGCAACAACATTGAACTGGGCACCGCCTGTGGCAAATACTACCGTGTGTGCACGCTTGCCATCATCGACCCCG GCGATTCTGACATCATCAGGAGCATACCtgatcagcagcagcaggctcAGTAA
- the rida gene encoding 2-iminobutanoate/2-iminopropanoate deaminase isoform X1, whose amino-acid sequence MSTLIRKIINTAKAPAAIGPYSQAVLVDRTLYISGQLGMDVASGQLVQGGVQAQTKQALVNMGEILKASGCNYTNVVKTTVLLANINDFNDVNEVYKTFFSSNFPARAAYQVAALPRGGLVEIEAVAVVGPLADS is encoded by the exons ATGTCCACTCTTATCAGAAAGATTATTAACACCGCGAAAGCACCGGCTGCCATCGGCCCCTACAG CCAAGCAGTGCTGGTGGACCGGACCTTGTACATCTCTGGTCAGCTGGGGATGGATGTAGCCTCTGGTCAGCTGGTCCAGGGAGGAGTGCAGGCTCAGACTAAACAG GCTCTGGTCAACATGGGGGAGATCCTTAAAGCTTCAGGCTGCAACTACACCAATG TGGTGAAGACGACCGTCCTCCTAGCGAACATTAATGACTTTAACGACGTCAATGAAGTGTACAAGACAT TCTTCAGCAGCAACTTCCCCGCCAGAGCAGCTTACCAAGTGGCGGCGCTTCCCCGT GGTGGCCTGGTGGAAATTGAGGCAGTGGCGGTTGTCGGTCCTCTTGCCGACTCCTGA
- the LOC125987268 gene encoding oocyte zinc finger protein XlCOF19: MELKEPEPTHIKVEAQEDVCGSHDAKQPEETADGAEFQVTSIIVKSEDDEETQSPEDKGEAGATVEPLVGVQPQSRVARVTRSQRAASALPDPKTAAPGDVTTAGSTLSGLNCTRRERHPSGKPFICPFCCKTFNQRVHLSRHLSVHTGDKPFHCTICTKMFATRDRLRSHTRIHTGEKPFTCPVCGKRFFHRSHLVKHSHIHTGVKPFSCLFCGKRFYSNGDLIKHTRTHTGEKPFTCSICNTSFSDSSTLGKHKRRHTGEKPFSCTVCDKRFPFKFQVKKHKCVGENSNAK, from the coding sequence ATGGAGCTGAAGGAGCCAGAGCCAACCCACATCAAAGTGGAGGCACAGGAGGACGTGTGCGGCAGTCATGATGCCAAGCAACCAGAGGAGACGGCCGACGGCGCAGAGTTCCAGGTGACTAGCATCATTGTCAAGAGTGAAGACGATGAGGAGACCCAGTCGCCTGAGGACAAGGGCGAGGCCGGTGCCACTGTGGAGCCCCTCGTGGGAGTGCAACCTCAGAGCCGTGTGGCTCGGGTTACACGGTCGCAGCGAGCTGCGTCGGCCCTTCCTGACCCCAAGACCGCAGCTCCCGGCGACGTGACGACAGCCGGAAGCACATTGTCCGGTTTGAACTGCACGCGGCGTGAGCGGCACCCGAGCGGGAAACCATTCATCTGCCCATTTTGCTGCAAAACCTTCAACCAACGCGTTCACTTGTCCCGCCACTTAAGCGTCCACACGGGGGACAAACCCTTCCACTGCACCATCTGCACCAAAATGTTTGCCACCAGGGACCGCTTGCGCTCCCACACCAGAATCCACACGGGAGAAAAACCATTCACCTGCCCCGTTTGCGGCAAGCGTTTCTTCCACCGTTCGCATTTAGTCAAACACTCGCACATTCACACGGGCGTGAAACCCTTCTCGTGCCTCTTTTGCGGCAAGCGCTTCTACTCCAATGGCGATCTGATCAAACACACGAGGACGCACACCGGAGAGAAACCCTTCACCTGCTCCATCTGCAACACCAGCTTCAGCGACAGCTCCACGCTGGGCAAGCACAAGCGGCGACACACGGGAGAGAAACCCTTCAGCTGCACCGTGTGCGACAAGCGATTCCCCTTCAAGTTCCAGGTCAAGAAGCACAAGTGTGTTGGGGAGAACAGCAACGCCAAGTGA
- the stk3 gene encoding serine/threonine-protein kinase 3 isoform X2, with the protein MEQSASKSKLKKLSEDSLTKQPEEVFDVLEKLGEGSYGSVFKAIHKESGQVVAIKQVPVESDLQEIIKEISIMQQCDSPYVVKYYGSYFKNTDLWIVMEYCGAGSVSDIIRLRSKTLTEDEIATILKSTLKGLEYLHFMRKIHRDIKAGNILLNTEGHAKLADFGVAGQLTDTMAKRNTVIGTPFWMAPEVIQEIGYNCVADIWSLGITSIEMAEGKPPYADIHPMRAIFMIPTNPPPTFRKPELWSDDFTDFVKKCLVKNPEQRATATQLLQHPFISQAKPVSILRDLITEAMEMKVKRQQEQQRELEEDDDNSEEETEVDSHTMVKSGSEGAGTMRAGGTMSDGAQTMIEHGNTMLESDLGTMVINSDDDDEEEEERGSMRRHATPQQPMRPSFMDYFDKQDSNKVAQQQQRQHQQHQQENYNHNQPQEQPGYHVQSKNIFPDNWKVPQDGDFDFLKNLDFEELQMRLSALDPMMEREIEELRQRYTAKRQPILDAMDAKKRRQQNF; encoded by the exons ATGGAGCAGTCTGCCTCCAAAAG TAAGCTGAAAAAGCTGAGTGAAGACAGCTTGACCAAACAACCAGAGGAAGTGTTTGATGTCCTGGAAAAACTTGGTGAAGG TTCTTATGGCAGTGTATTCAAAGCCATCCACAAGGAGTCGGGACAGGTTGTGGCCATCAAGCAGGTCCCTGTGGAGTCTGACCTGCAAGAGATTATCAAGGAGATTTCCATCATGCAGCAGTGTGACAG CCCCTACGTCGTGAAGTACTATGGCAGCTACTTCAAGAACACAGACCTGTGGATCGTCATGGAGTACTGCGGAGCTGGTTCTGTCTCTGACATCATCAGGCTGCGCAGCAAAACG CTGACTGAGGATGAGATTGCCACTATCTTAAAGTCAACACTCAAGGGTCTGGAATACCTTCACTTCATGAGGAAGATTCACAGAGATATCAAGGCCGGCAACATTTTGCTCAACACCGAGGGACACGCCAAGCTGGCTGACTTTGGAGTGGCAGGGCAGCTAACG GACACCATGGCAAAGAGGAACACTGTGATTGGAACGCCTTTCTGGATGGCCCCGGAGGTGATCCAGGAGATTGGCTACAACTGCGTGGCCGACATCTGGTCGTTGGGCATCACGTCCATCGAGATGGCTGAGGGCAAGCCCCCCTACGCTGACATCCACCCCATGAGA GCCATCTTTATGATCCCTACTAACCCTCCGCCAACCTTTCGGAAACCCGAGCTGTGGTCGGACGATTTCACGGATTTTGTCAAGAAGTGTCTGGTGAAGAATCCTGAGCAGAGAGCCACCGCTACACAACTCCTGCAG CACCCGTTCATCAGCCAGGCCAAGCCCGTCTCCATCTTGCGGGACCTGATCACCGAGGCCATGGAGATGAAGGTCAAGCGGCAGCAGGAGCAGCAAAGAGAGCTGGAGGAAGACGACGACAACTCC GAGGAGGAGACTGAGGTGGACTCGCACACCATGGTGAAGTCCGGCTCGGAGGGCGCCGGCACCATGCGCGCTGGCGGAACCATGAGCGACGGGGCGCAGACCATGATCGAGCACGGCAACACCATGCTGGAGTCGGACCTGGGCACCATGGTCATCAACagcgacgatgacgacgaggaagaggaggagcgggGATCAATGAGGA GGCACGCCACCCCCCAACAGCCTATGCGTCCATCCTTCATGGACTACTTTGACAAGCAGGACTCCAACAAAGTGGCCCAGCAGCAGCAACGTCAACATCAGCAGCACCAGCAGGAGAACTACAATCACAACCAACCTCAGGAGCAGCCCGGCTACCACGTCCAGTCTAAGAATATTTTCCCCGATAACTGGAAGGTGCCCCAGGACGGAGACTTTGATTTT TTGAAGAATCTGGACTTTGAGGAACTTCAGATGCGCCTGAGCGCCTTGGACCCCATGATGGAGCGCGAAATCGAGGAGCTGCGGCAGCGCTACACAGCCAAGCGCCAGCCCATCCTTGACGCCATGGATGCCAAGAAGCGGCGGCAGCAGAACTTTTAA
- the laptm4b gene encoding lysosomal-associated transmembrane protein 4B — translation MISPWDRWYSTSCCLCCHVRTGTIILGIWYMLINAVVLLILLSALNDPVQYRYHLTSSELGTDVDVMDDANICIATAISLLMILICGMATYGAYKQHAAWIIPFFCYQIFDFALNTLVAVSVLVYPSTVQDYLQQLPGTFPYKEDIMSTNNMCLVIAVLLFIGGILSFKAYLIGCVWNCYRYVSGRGTTEVLVYVTTNDTTVLLPPYEEVVAIPPKEPPPPQYVEA, via the exons ATGATTTCGCCGTGGGACCGCTGGTACTCGACGAGTTGCTGCCTCTGCTGCCATGTCCGGACGGGCACCATTATTTTGGGTATTTGGTACATG CTCATCAACGCGGTTGTGCTACTCATCTTGTTGTCGGCCCTCAATGACCCCGTGCAGTATCGCTACCACCTCACCAGCTCCGAGCTGGGCACCGACGTCGATGTCATGGATGACGCTA aTATCTGCATAGCAACAGCAATCTCCCTCCTCATGATTCTCATATGTGGAATGGCAACATATGGCGCTTACAAG CAACACGCCGCTTGGATCATTCCTTTCTTCTGCTACCAAATTTTCGACTTTGCCCTTAACACCCTGGTGGCCGTCAGCGTGCTGGTGTACCCCAGCACGGTGCAGGACTACCTCCAGCAGCTG CCGGGAACCTTCCCTTACAAAGAGGACATCATGTCCACCAATAATATGTGCCTAGTTATCGCAGTCCTCCTCTTCATTGGCGGCATCCTCTCCTTCAAG GCCTACCTAATCGGTTGCGTGTGGAACTGCTACAGATACGTAAGCGGCCGAGGCACCACTGAGGTCCTCGTCTATGTCACCACTAACGACACCACG GTTTTGCTTCCACCCTACGAGGAAGTGGTCGCCATACCGCCTAAggagcccccccctccccagtaCGTGGAGGCTTGA
- the si:dkey-284p5.3 gene encoding nucleolar protein dao-5: protein MGCSTSSQTSAVDSTKPGIKPEESNGTNTTVTANGNVDSETIPDQTPADSSDVKPTDNTATASAQEEELQLMDAEADAAPSDPLAEAPPENASAQAEAADSTEPNQETTETPASSD from the exons ATGGGATGTTCCACAAGCTCCCAGACTTCAGCGGTGGACTCGACCAAACCTGGAATTAAACCAGAGGAGAGCAATGGAACCAACACCACAG TGACGGCCAATGGGAATGTGGACAGCGAGACCATTCCCGACCAGACGCCGGCAGACTCCTCCGATGTGAAGCCCACTGACAATACGGCGACGGCATCAGCGCAGGAGGAGGAACTGCAGCTGATGGATGCCGAGGCAGATGCCGCTCCTTCCGACCCCCTGGCAGAGGCACCTCCAGAAAATG CCTCAGCTCAAGCAGAAGCCGCCGATTCGACGGAACCAAATCAAGAAACAACAGAGACACCAG CTTCAAGTGACTGA
- the prcc gene encoding proline-rich protein PRCC: MSLVAYGSSDDSDSEGTSSKPGSGGLFSLMPAPQNLSVVDGTSSNDPRQGKTSLLSGLPKPKKRTEPVRISIPQIEKHDSDSDDDEPIKKKLQPQGAGLSSLLPQPKNLTVKVTDRPLIPHTLTKRSDPRGVSPSTPAPGLLGPSASPSAIKAAAKSAARQLARQIVVADEHEDDISPQNYFSFGESPERPPPAVIPSYEPEPVVAAVEPLPVSLPPPLPPPPPGDELGQSDAPLDFGGGHEGAATWGGQYPQYQPPMAGPESYPEGYDSNKAYYQEPNPGLPEDEEPGNSAMFDDEAFMRLQGKRNRGKEEVKFLEIKGDDQLSGHQQWLTKSMSEEKQTHGSFSKKRGGMPTGQQRRKHQITYLIHQAKERELELKNTWAENRMTRRQTQAKYGF, translated from the exons ATGTCTTTAGTCGCCTATGGCAGCAGTGATGACAGCGATAGTGAAGGAACGTCGAGCAAACCAGGCTCAGGGGGACTCTTCTCCCTCATGCCAGCACCCCAAAATCTTTCTGTGGTGGACGGGACGTCGAGTAACGATCCCCGGCAAGGCAAGACGAGTTTGTTGTCAGGTTTGCCCAAGCCCAAGAAGCGCACAGAACCTGTGAGGATTTCCATACCGCAAATCGAGAAGCACGAC TCAGACTCAGATGATGACGAACCAATAAAGAAGAAACTCCAGCCCCAG GGTGCAGGTCTGTCTTCTCTCCTGCCACAACCCAAAAACCTGACTGTGAAGGTGACCGACAGACCTTTAATTCCCCACACGCTCACCAAGCGCTCGGACCCTCGCGGTGTCAGTCCAAGCACTCCCGCGCCGGGCCTACTGGGCCCCAGCGCGTCACCCTCCGCCATCAAAGCAGCAGCCAAGTCGGCGGCGCGGCAGCTGGCCAGACAGATCGTTGTCGCGGACGAGCACGAAGACGACATCTCTCCACAGAATTACTTCTCATTTGGTGAGAGCCCAGAGCGGCCGCCTCCGGCTGTCATTCCGAGTTACGAACCCGAGCCCGTCGTCGCCGCGGTGGAGCCGCTCCCAGTGTCTCTTCCtccacctcttcctcctccaccgCCCGGTGACGAGCTGGGTCAGTCGGACGCCCCTCTCGACTTTGGTGGAGGGCACGAGGGAGCCGCCACGTGGGGAGGCCAGTATCCTCAGTATCAGCCGCCCATGGCGGGACCGGAGTCATACCCTGAG GGATACGACAGCAACAAAGCATACTACCAAGAACCAAACCCCGGCTTGCCCGAAGACGAAGAACCTGGCAATTCGGCCATGTTTGATGACGAAGCG TTCATGCGGCTTCAGGGCAAAAGGAACCGGGGCAAAGAGGAAGTGAAGTTCCTGGAAATAAAGGGCGACGACCAGCTGAGCGGTCACCAGCAGTGGCTCACCAAAAGCATGTCGGAGGAGAAGCAGACCCACGGCTCCTTCAGCAAG AAAAGGGGAGGCATGCCCACGGGACAACAGAGGCGCAAGCACCAGATTACATATCTCATCCACCAG gccAAGGAACGTGAGCTAGAGCTGAAGAACACCTGGGCGGAAAACAGGATGACACGCCGGCAGACGCAGGCCAAATACGGATTCTGA
- the mrpl9 gene encoding large ribosomal subunit protein bL9m, producing the protein MFSSGCRALQDLLGQMTIRSFSVTPVQSTVVVERWWQVPLSKVGSPPRLHPRRHRIYKLVEDTKHTPKEKMELILTQTVPKLGGRGETVFVKKSVGRNKLLPQGLAVYPSPENKKIFAEELRLLREGTSEERMQTRTGQLTVEFLKKSKLRIIKMPSKDFKMTSEVVRRQFLRKLIMVVPPHALKLPFEPITECGDYWCEVTVNGLDTVRVPISLVPYEDKSVRQQRILEEAANKDIHVDQEVAMETSQVSETEPPSDNQKPN; encoded by the exons ATGTTTAGTTCTGGCTGCCGTGCCCTTCAGGATCTGCTCGGCCAAATGACCATCAGGAGCTTTTCTGTGACTCCTGTCCAG AGCACCGTGGTGGTGGAGCGCTGGTGGCAGGTGCCCCTGTCTAAAGTGGGCAGCCCCCCGAGGTTGCACCCCCGCAGGCACCGCATCTACAAGCTGGTGGAGGACACAAAACATACTCCCAAGGAAAAGATGGAGCTCATCCTCACACAGACTGTCCCTA agcTTGGTGGTCGTGGAGAGACGGTGTTTGTCAAAAAGTCAGTGGGCCGTAACAAGCTGCTGCCGCAAGGGCTTGCCGTGTATCCATCTCCGGAGAACAAGAAGATCTTTGCGGAGGAGTTAAGG CTTTTGCGGGAGGGCACGAGCGAGGAGAGAATGCAAACTCGAACTGGACAACTG ACAGTCGAGTTCCTGAAGAAATCCAAGTTGAGAATCATCAAAATGCCCTCTAAAGACTTTAAGATGACTAGTGAAGTTGTGAGGAGGCAGTTTCTTCGGAAG CTGATCATGGTGGTTCCTCCTCACGCCTTGAAGCTTCCATTTGAGCCCATCACAGAGTGTGGCGACTACTGGTGTGAAGTAACG GTGAACGGATTGGACACAGTCCGCGTCCCCATTTCTTTAGTCCCGTACGAGGACAAGTCGGTCAGACAGCAGCGCATCTTGGAGGAGGCTGCTAATAAGGACATTCATGTGGACCAGGAGGTTGCTATGGAGACAAGTCAAGTCAGTGAGACTGAGCCACCAAGTGACAACCAGAAGCCAAATTAA